The DNA segment GGCGGCGAGGGCGGGCTGTGCCGGCTGGAGAAGCGGGGCCGGGTGGTCCTCGGCTGGGCGGAGATCGAGGTCAGGCCGGGTCCGGGGGGCCGCAGCCGGGTGGTGTGGCGGGAGGAGCTGCGGGTGCGTCTCCTGCCGCGGGCGTTCGACGGTGTGGTGACGCGTACGGCCCGTACCGTCTTCGGGCGCGGGATGAACCGGTTGCTCAGGCGGGCTTGAGCGGTAGCCGACTCCGGGCGGGTCGGACGGCCGTACTCCGGCCGGGATTCGGTCCTCGCCCCGGCCGGGATTCGGTCCTCGGCTCGGACGGGATTCGACCCTCGCCCCGGCCGGGATTCGGTCCTCGCCCGGACGGGGGTCGGTCCTCTCCCGGGCGGAGTTCAGTCCTTGCGGCCCGTCGCGGCGACCGTCACGCCCAGGCCGATCATCGCCAGGCCGCCGGCGCCGCCGACCGCGGACAGCC comes from the Streptomyces sp. SUK 48 genome and includes:
- a CDS encoding SRPBCC family protein, giving the protein MPTFTLTRTVPLPLDEAWRRITEWPRHRMTVPLTRIRVLTPGPTRVGTRFTARSGFGPLGLDDPMEVTVWRPPAGGEGGLCRLEKRGRVVLGWAEIEVRPGPGGRSRVVWREELRVRLLPRAFDGVVTRTARTVFGRGMNRLLRRA